The following are from one region of the Camarhynchus parvulus chromosome 3, STF_HiC, whole genome shotgun sequence genome:
- the TCTE1 gene encoding dynein regulatory complex subunit 5, whose product MQQPEAGDKSRPLPSPCPPQASLTDVSFYTRRCISEDLSWSLVTVPPLTELCLQHIAHNFENNPILNDLLPEHQKKVVERLSTSLPLTVTANTVSHEEYWKRCCMERWQVCDVSNYGDSWKRMFFERHLENILKFFIPNTTDPEQVLELIPLCKGYVRKLEINQFLPPLQVDPKEEGHDLSDAEDEAETGEVYKHHYNLKELITSLPHLEELHLIYDVKSCGMNFEWNLFNFTELDCSNLASAVKMCRNLKVFKLTRSKVDDDKIKLLARNLQHHPCLLELDLSHNLIRDHGAQALGKLISHSRLETLNLCNNQICHLGAQALAQGLAESSTLTSLNLRLNFVEDKGGEAIGRALLTNTSLKCLHLGSNNLSEPTAAVFSQVLAQNASLTSINFSCNHLGLDGGKQLLEGLANNKTLTELDLRHAEVEQETDFLIHEIVWANREAVRLASLQHPTTEPL is encoded by the exons ATGCAGCAGCCAGAAGCTGGTGATAAGAGCAGACCCCTTCCCTCACCATGTCCACCTCAGGCCAGCCTCACTGATGTCTCATTCTACACACGCCGCTGCATCAGTGAGGATCTCAGCTGGTCCCTGGTCACTGTCCCCCCCCTCACggagctctgcctccagcacatCGCTCACAATTTCGAAA ACAACCCTATTTTGAACGATCTTCTGCCTGAGCACCAAAAGAAGGTGGTGGAGAGGCTCTCCACCAGCCTTCCTCTCACTGTGACTGCCAACACAGTAAGCCATGAGGAGTACTGGAAGAGGTGCTGTATGGAGCGCTGGCAAGTGTGTGACGTCTCCAACTATGGAGACAGCTGGAAACGGATGTTCTTTGAACGTCACCTGGAGAACATTCTGAAGTTTTTCATCCCTAACACCACAGACCCCGAGCAGGTCCTAGAGCTCATCCCGCTCTGCAAAGGCTACGTGCGGAAACTGGAGATCAATCAGTTCCTGCCACCTTTGCAGGTGGATCCAAAGGAGGAGGGCCATGACCTCTCTGACGCAGAGGATGAGGCTGAAACTGGTGAGGTCTACAAGCATCACTACAACCTGAAAGAGCTCATTACTTCTCTTCCTCACCTTGAAGAGCTTCATCTCATCTATGATGTGAAGAGCTGTGGCATGAACTTTGAGTGGAACCTCTTTAACTTCACTGAGCTGGACTGCTCCAACTTGGCTTCTGCCGTGAAGATGTGCCGTAACTTGAAA GTTTTCAAGCTGACACGAAGCAAAGTGGATGATGACAAGATCAAGCTCCTGGCCCGTAACTTGCAGCATCACCCTTGCTTGTTGGAGCTGGACTTGTCCCACAATCTCATCAGGGACCACGGGGCACAAGCTCTTGGCAAGCTGATCAGCCACAGCAGACTAGAAACCCTCAATCTGTGTAACAACCAGATCTGTCACCTGGGGGCTCAGGCTCTTGCTCAAGGCCTGGCTGAGAGCTCCACCCTGACCTCCCTGAACCTGCGCCTCAACTTTGTGGAGGACAAAGGTGGGGAGGCGATCGGCCGTGCCCTGCTGACCAACACCAGCCTGAAGTGCCTCCATCTGGGAAGTAATAACCTGTCAGAGCCAACTGCAGCAGTGTTCTCCCAGGTCCTGGCTCAGAACGCCTCTCTGACGAGCATCAACTTCTCATGCAATCACCTGGGGCTG GATggtgggaagcagctgctggaagggctggCAAACAACAAGACTTTGACCGAGCTTGATCTCCGCCACGCAGAGGTGGAACAGGAGACAGATTTCCTCATTCACGAAATTGTGTGGGCCAATCGGGAAGCAGTGAGGCTAGCATCTCTGCAACACCCCACCACTGAACCCCTCTGA